A window of Thunnus thynnus chromosome 17, fThuThy2.1, whole genome shotgun sequence contains these coding sequences:
- the LOC137168529 gene encoding RNA binding protein fox-1 homolog 2-like isoform X5 — MVSQGSQDSTGGQEGLVAPPFTAFPPPPPPQNGLPGTEFGPGAMFGAGGQGTAEVGAGANGATTATTNNNNNGKTEETSQGEAGVQCGTGGVGPGGSAGDSAEAKGTPKRLHVSNIPFRFRDPDLRQMFGQFGKILDVEIIFNERGSKGFGFVTFENSADAEKAREKLHGTLVEGRKIEVNNATARVMTNKKMVSPYPNGEALSTLPYAGWKLSPMVGAVYGPELYAVPGFPYPSAAAAATTAAAAFRGAHLRGRGRPVYSAVRAAVPQPAIPAYPGVVYQDGFYGAADLYGGYPAAAAAAAAYRYAQPAAVTGATAAAAAYSDSYGRVYTTDPYHALAPAAAAYGVGAMASLYRAGYSRFAPY; from the exons GGCTCTCAGGATTCAACAGGAGGACAGGAGGGCTTGGTGGCCCCACCCTTTACAGCGttccctcctccaccccctcctcaAAACGGGCTACCGGGGACGGAGTTTGGCCCTGGGGCCATGTTTGGTGCTGGGGGCCAAGGTACAGCAGAGGTAGGGGCTGGTGCTAATGGAGCCACCACTGCtaccaccaacaacaacaacaat ggaaagacagaggagaCGTCCCAGGGTGAGGCGGGTGTACAGTGTGGTACAGGAGGTGTAGGACCAGGAGGCTCTGCAGGAGACTCCGCAGAGGCTAAAGGAACCCCCAAACGCCTCCACGTCTCAAACATCCCCTTCCGTTTCCGGGACCCAGATCTCAGGCAGATGTTTGGG CAATTTGGGAAGATTCTGGATGTAGAGATTATTTTCAATGAGAGGGGTTCAAAG GGTTTTGGCTTTGTGACATTTGAGAACAGCGCAGACGCAGAGAAAGCCAGGGAAAAGCTCCACGGCACACTGGTGGAAGGTCGTAAGATTGAG GTGAATAACGCCACTGCCAGGGTGATGACTAACAAGAAAATGGTCAGCCCCTACCCTAACGGAGAGGCTCTCAGCACACTGCCTTATG cGGGGTGGAAGTTGAGTCCTATGGTGGGGGCCGTGTATGGACCAGAGCTCTACGCAG tcccAGGGTTCCCCTAcccttcagcagcagcagcagccaccacAGCAGCGGCAGCGTTTCGTGGTGCCCACCTCAGGGGCCGAGGCCGGCCCGTCTACAGCGCCGTGCGGGCGGCTGTGCCTCAGCCTGCCATCCCTGCCTACCCTGG tgTGGTGTATCAGGATGGGTTTTACGGAGCCGCAGACTTATAT ggAGGCTAccctgctgctgccgctgccgcCGCTGCCTATCGCTACGCCCAGCCCGCGGCCGTAACCGGAGCAACCGCAGCAGCTGCCGCCTACAGTGACAG TTACGGCCGGGTGTACACTACAGATCCATACCACGCTTTagctccagctgctgctgcttacGGAGTGGGAGCCATG gcCAGTTTATACCGGGCGGGATACAGTCGGTTTGCTCCTTACTAA
- the LOC137168530 gene encoding G-protein coupled receptor family C group 5 member D → MNLAFSSERHKSLFPLLLLFYVPLTCLCQSSNSSTVSPATTSSTFSNVMPRMAVPGCGAGLDPVYTYLCDRQAAWGIVLETLASSGFLFSMILLVGLLLWSLWISISSRHQRSSIGGTVACMSMFLLATGGIFAITFSFIIRLTPQTCPTRIFLFGVLFSLAFSCLLARCLALLGFAAARGWGEPAVALGLFTVQVIISTEWLILILVRDKKPCEYSQEEFVMLQIYVMCLLAISLILSLHFLCRSCFTYSYNYTGRARQHGRTQATLLCLTLLLSACIWVVWITMLIKGNAELGHRPQWDDPVISIALVINGWVLLMGHGLCQVAFLCRGEARSKDIPLSFAGWTSPSADIPGLGSQKEGKENGSFENDGENRRGRRTETALRSPYESGFSMTEIDPDKDYTIPRPQTTNYREPYDEYYGHD, encoded by the exons ATGAATTTGGCCTTTTCATCCGAGAGGCACAAATCCcttttccccctcctcctcctcttctacgTCCCTCTCACCTGTCTATGCCAGtccagcaacagcagcacagtCAGTCCCGCAACCACTTCCTctactttttcaaatgttatgcCCCGGATGGCTGTGCCAGGCTGCGGGGCAGGACTAGACCCCGTCTATACGTACCTGTGTGACCGCCAAGCAGCATGGGGCATTGTCCTGGAGACCCTGGCCTCCTCAGGCTTCCTGTTCAGCATGATTCTCCTGGTGGGCCTGCTGCTCTGGTCCCTGTGGATCTCTATCTCGTCAAGGCACCAGCGCAGCAGCATCGGAGGCACAGTGGCCTGCATGTCCATGTTCTTGTTGGCCACAGGTGGGATCTTTGCCATCACCTTCTCCTTCATCATCCGTCTCACTCCTCAGACCTGCCCCACCAGGATCTTCCTCTTCGGCGTGCTCTTCTCCCTGGCCTTCTCCTGCCTGCTGGCTCGCTGTCTCGCTCTGCTGGGCTTCGCAGCTGCCCGGGGCTGGGGGGAGCCAGCCGTGGCCCTGGGGCTCTTCACCGTGCAGGTGATCATCTCTACAGAGTGGCTGATCCTCATACTTGTCAGGGATAAGAAACCTTGTGAGTACAGCCAGGAGGAGTTTGTCATGCTGCAGATCTATGTGATGTGCCTCTTGGCTATCAGCTTGATCCTCTCCCTGCACTTCCTGTGTCGCTCCTGCTTCACATACAGCTACAACTACACAGGGCGAGCCCGGCAGCATGGCCGCACTCAGGCCACACTGCTTTGCCTCACACTGCTGTTGTCCGCCTGCATCTGGGTGGTGTGGATCACAATGCTCATCAAAGGAAACGCTGAATTGGGCCATCGGCCACAATGGGACGACCCGGTGATCAGCATCGCCTTGGTAATCAATGGCTGGGTGTTGCTGATGGGGCACGGGTTGTGTCAGGTGGCCTTCCTCTGCAGGGGGGAGGCTAGGTCCAAAGATATCCCCCTGAGCTTCGCCGGCTGGACCAGCCCCAGTGCTGATATCCCAGGACTGGGCAGCCagaaggagggaaaagaaaatggAAGCTTTGAGAATGATGGCGAGAACAGGAGAG GCAGGAGGACTGAGACAGCCCTGCGATCACCCTACGAGTCTGGATTCTCCATGACA GAAATCGACCCTGACAAAGATTACACCATTCCTCGTCCTCAGACCACCAACTACAGGGAGCCTTACGATGAATATTATGGACACGATTAA
- the pde6hb gene encoding retinal cone rhodopsin-sensitive cGMP 3',5'-cyclic phosphodiesterase subunit gamma has translation MNASPPAGSALAPGGSTGPTTPKKGPPKFKQRQTRTFKSKAPKPGQKGFGDDIPGMEGLGTDITVVCPWEAFGDMELSDLAKYGII, from the exons ATGAACGCCAGCCCCCCTGCAGGAAGCGCCCTGGCCCCTGGTGGATCAACTGGCCCCACCACACCCAAGAAGGGACCACCTAAGTTCAAGCAGAGGCAGACCCGTACATTCAAGAGCAAGGCCCCCAAACCAGGCCAGAAGGG CTTTGGTGACGACATCCCTGGAATGGAGGGTCTTGGCACAGACATCACAGTGGTGTGCCCATGGGAAGCTTTCGGCGACATGGAGCTCAGCGACTTGGCCAAATACGGCATCATTTAA